Genomic segment of Methanolobus mangrovi:
GCTTTTTCTATCATGTACTGTGCTATTCTCTGATTGTATGAATTGACCTTATCTGTGAACTTCTCTTCGTTTTCATCACACATTTCTTTCAGGTACAAAGATTCCCCTACGGAATCGTATTTTGTATGTGGATAAATACGAAAATCAGTGACAAAGGCAGGATTGTGCCTGTTCAGCAGTTCGATGTCCTGACAATCATCCATCATCTCTCTCAGGTGGTTGGCAGCGGTAATCAGATGTATTATCAGGGTTTCGTATCCCTGCTTACCCAGAAGCATCATGTTTGCAAGTGCCTTTTGTGCATAATTTGGTCTGCTGCTTTCCAGTGTAAAGGTTCCGGGCTGGTAACCTTCTCCATGAAACAGGTATGGCATGTCCTTTTTTTGTTTCTGGAGAAGTGAAAGGTCCTTTCTATCTTTTATTACAAAAGCACTGCATAGGTACGGTGCCCATCCTGTCTTATGGAAATCTATGCCAACAGAATCTGCATACTGCAGTTCACTTATTTTGGAAACTATCTCTTTGATCTCCTCCTGCAACAGGTGTGGCAGGTGATTGATACAGGTGTCTCCCCTGAATGTAAGATAAGGCCATCCTATGACTGCATCGGCATGTATGTGTATCTGGTAATCAAGTTTTTTCTGGATTCTGTTGCGGACTTCCACTATCTTCTTCAGCGGGTCTATGCCAAAAGCATCTGTGGTTCCCATTGTGGCAAATATTGTTCCGATACGGGCACCATCATTGATTGTCTTTTCCATCTCCTCTTCAAGAAGGCGTACATCCATTACGTTGTCATACGAAGGTATCGTTTTTACGTTGTCCAGCCCTACTCCTGTCCATATGGCAGCAGATTTTATGCTGTAGTGGGATACCTCGGAGCAAAAGAAGTGAATCCTGTCCCTTATTCCAGTGTTCTTTGCATTTGGGTCTGCTTTTTCAATGCCAATGCGTGCGCCATAGAGATTGCAGCCGGTTCCCCCAAAAGTAAAGATTCCGCCAGCTTTTGTCGTATCATAACCAATAAGGTCAGCAAGCATGGCTATTGCCATTATCTCAGAACGTGCTGCACTCATCCCGTAGTCGTCACTGATGGAGTTCTCATTGTATCTTGCACCCAATGTTGCTGCAATTATTGAAAGTGTCGTGGTAGGCGGCACTACGTTTGGCTGCATAAGAGGATGGCTCCATAAATTTATACCTTCATAGAGTCCAGTAATAAAATTCCCAACATCTGTTTCATTGCTCATCCTGTAAGGAAACTTTGTTTCCCTCATTAGCTTCTCATAGTCCAGAGGTTTTTTCTTCCCGATTACGGTACCGTTTTCCTTGTTGTCTATCTTTTCAAGGAGGTCGTTCAGCATCAGGACTATCCTGTCTTCGTCACCACTCGGTTTAGTAAAATAAGAGCGTACAAGCTCAATATCTGTCATATGATCTCCCCAAATCAGTTATACAGACTATTCTGAATTATTTGTCGTTATTCAAACCCAGTATTTCATAGAGATCATCTGGTCTTTCCAGCACCGTTATATTCTCCATCTGCGCAAGTTTTTCAGTGTTCGTTACGTCAACCTCACGCATTTTCAGCTCCATTACTCTTCCTTCAGGAGATACTGTTTTCACAGTCCCTCTTTTTTGGTCAACAGGAAGGATGTAGATTGGGGTTTTGCCCTTGGCTGTCTGCGCAACGACGTTCGTGACAAGGGTGTCGGCAATACCGTATACTATCTTGGCCACTGTGTTTGATGTTGTAGGGGCAATGATAAGGGCATCGTAATATCCCACCTGCAAAGGACCGGCTATGAAGGGTGAATTCGGTCCTGCATCGGTCTTGAAATTAGGAAAATCCTTCTGGATATCATTCCACATACGATACCATTTCATGACGGTCTCACCTTCTTTTGATAAGAATACCATTATCTCGATATCGCTCTTATTCTTGATATCGACCATTACGTCATACGTTTCTTTGATCAGATCTCCTGATCCGGTAATTCCCCATGCTATCCTCTTCATGATATTACTGCCTCCTCTCCTCTTATTCCTGTAAATTGCTTCAATATCCTATCAATGATTCCTTGTGTATCATGCTGTCAGGTACGTTCATATTGTGGAGCATTTCCATCATAGAATCTACCATCGGTGGCGGTCCGCATACATAGAAAACTCTCTCTGCGTAATCGGGTAGTTGTCTTATGATCATACTTTCACATATGCGTTCTCTGCATCCTGTCCAGCTTTCTGAAGCTCTTGTGAGCGTATTGAATACGGTAAGGTTCGGGTTTTGCTTTTTCATCTCTTCAAGCTCTTCCGTAAATAACATGTCCTGCTCTGTTTTATCGCTGCAGATCAACATGATGTTCGTACTCAGCTTCATATCCGTGGAATACTTACAGATACTAATCATCGGAGTAATCCCTATTCCACCGCTCAGGAGTGCTATTTTTTCGTATTCCCCTTCAAAGGTCATCTTTCCGAAGGGGCCTTTCATAAGTGCAGTATCTCCGACTTCCATGGAATCCAGCATATTGGAATACTCATGTCCTGTAAGTTTCTTTGTAAATTCAATATGGTCTTTTTCCGTAGGGCTACTTGAAAGGGTGAACGCCTTACTCATCTTCTTTTCATTGGACTTGAGTGTCACTGTAATGTATTGTCCGGCTTTGAAATCAAAGCCATCCGGTCTTTTGAATCTGAAACTCTTTGCGTTGTACGTCCTTTTTATAATCTCGGTTACAGCTTCCTCAAATTCCAAACATGACCACCTACTCTATCTTCTTCATCGCTATGGCTGTCTTGATCATCTTGTTCACGGTCCTGTGAAGGGTCCTTATACCCTCTGAATCCGCAGCAGCACCCTCGGCACCTTTATCCTGTGACCAGAATGCTCCTCCAAGGTTAGAGCCAAAAGAACCACCTGCAACGGGTATCATCTCGCTGATGATGTAGAAGTTATGGATAGTCTGCATGGCAGGTTCCTGTCCTCCGACTCTGTCCCCGCCAACTGCGGTTGCAGCTCCTACCTTGTTCATGAAGGCTTTCGGGTCACGGGCAACCACTGCGCGGCACCTGTCCATAATTGTCTTTGTCTGGGCACTTAATGTACCCTGATAAACAGGAGTGCCGATAATCCATGCATCTGCCCAGAGCATTTTGTCATAGAGCTCAACAAGGTCATCCTTATGTATGCATCCTTCTTTCTTGCGGACACAGTAATCACAATGGATACAGAACTTCATGTTCTTTGCTCTTGAAGAGAAATATTCTACCTCTACGTTGTATTTCTCTTGCGCATACCTGAGAGCTTCATTGACAATGTAGTCTGTGGATCCTTTTCTGGGACTACCTGATATTCCAAGAAGTTTGATGCTGGTGTCATCGGACATTATGGCACTCCGTATTGTTTTCAATCTAATGTTATTGCTTCTGTAGGGCAGGCGTCAACACAGTTTCCGCATTCCACACAGTCATCTGGGCGTGCGATTACGGATTTAAGATCTCCGTTCTCGTCTGCTTCAATATCTATAACATCTGTTGGACATGATTCTGCGCATGCGCCAATTCCTTCACATTTATTCTTGTCTACTTTTGGTACCATTTTTAATTTCCTCCGTTTATTTTCTGTAAAAGATATGCATAATCAGGACAAAGGCCATGGAAGCAGCAAAGATGCTGAATCCTGGTGTTGATTCCGTTCTCTCTTCAGGCGGTGTGGCTGGGTCGTATATGGTACTGGAGACCTGATTCATGTTTATTACAGGGACCTCATACATTTCCTCGCCAAAAAGGTGGTCAATGGTATACTGTGGTGCTGACCTGTAATTCAGGTTCGTTTGCACCGTAAGCGGATAAACGACATTACCCGGAAGGGTGAACGTGTGTTCTTCAGTTACGGTCTCTTTCGGACCGATCCTGTTATCCTCAAGCACCCTGTCGGCAAGCCAGAAACTATCAGTTGCGTTGCCTTCACTATCGCCGAGTATATTATTATAAATTAACTTTGCTCCATCTATGTTCCCGTAAATATCGAGAGTTCCAGCACTATATATCACATTGCCTGTGGCATCAGTTACGTTTACTTCAAGCCAGACCTGCCTGATTTCAGAAACGCCTGTCGGGATATTGTGCCCCGCTCCTGAATTGGTGATAGTGGCTTTGATTGTAACTTTATCTCCAGCGGATGCTATCTCAGGGGTTGTTACTTCCATTGTTGTAGCTTTCTGAAGCCTTTCAACAGCCATATCTGCAATATTTTCAGCACCGAACATTACAGGGATGAATGCATTTCCACCAACAATATCATGTGAGGATATATGGTCCCTTTTAGGAGCACCCGATCCTGCACGTCCGGGGTTTGCCTCAAATTCTGTGATGCCTTCTGTCATATGACAATCCTGGCAGACAATATTGTCTTCTCCATACTGGCTTTCCTTCCAGCTTGAATATGTGTCATCTATAACAAGGCCGTTGACCGGGTGTATTACCTGATGGCACATGCCACAGTATTCGGATTGGGTATAAAGTTCGAGATATTCGGATTCATGATAGGCAGACTTTGAGTCGTCAAAAGGTCCCCATTTAGTATCTCCCGGGGTTACTGTGAATGGTGCATTGCCAGTTCCGTCACTTCCTGATACGACATGGCAAAAGTCACATTGTACTCCAAGCTTTGAGATGTCACTCATTTCAGAGCCGTCTATAGGGGGAATTTCGCCGGACACGACTCCTATGGGCGTGTGGCAACGTGAGCAGAATTCATCTATCAGTCCGTCAGTGTCGTCACTTGCAACTTTTACCTCTTCCAGATAGAATGGATCAAGGTATGCATTGAAGTGCATGGTACCTTCCCAATCTGCATAAATGATTGCATGGCACTGCCTGCATCTGCTTTCATAAGTGAAATCATCAGCAGAATATTCTCCGAATTGTGTAGCCTCCGTTGCAACTGCAAAGCCGCTGAACAAAGATACTAAAACGATGGCTGCCATGAAAAACAGGCTGCTCCTTGCAAGTCTCCCCCTCATCTCCTATCCTCACAATAGTATAATATAAACCAATTGAATTTGTTCAAAGGAGCCAGTTGGCTCCTTTATATAATACTCTTATTTGAGCAGTTTCAGTGCATCTCTGCATGCAGCAACCGCAGGAGCGCCGGATGTGATGAAGATGACATCCATTGTCTCCATGATCTCTTCTTTTGTTGCCCCGTTCTTCAGAGCACTCTTTATTTGTGATGCAACACAACGTTCACACTGCTTTGATGCAACGACTGCAAGAGCCATCAGTATCTTTGTTTTAGCAGGCAGTGCTCCGTCACTGAGTATCTTGTTGTTGCACATGTTGTATTTATGCAGGAACTCCGGTTCAAGCTCTCCAAGTGTTTCCAGTATCTGTGGTGTGAATCCTAATTTTTCGGACATATCGTCAATGATCTCTCTGTGTCCGCCACATGCTTTTCCTTTATTATCTCCGCACATAATGTATCCTCCCTGTTATTAATAAGTAAATTATAATCAGTCAAATCCGTCTTCAATGGTCTGGCCAAAACAGTAGTGGCACAGAATCCTTGGCAATCCGTTTGGGAGCCTTTCAACATGGGGTGGCTGTCCTACTGATACAGGAAGTTCGAGTTCCTTAGTGTGATCAGTACAAAGTCCTTTTCCGCAAGCGATACAGACACATGTTGCTTCTGCGTCTTTTCCTTCTTCCATGCAGTCATAGCATTTCATCATGATATCACCTAATAGTTCTCCACCAGTGCTTTATGGCAAGGCATGCAGAGCACTTTTTTCCAGTGCTGGACATCCTTGTAATCGCAAGCTATTCCCATTCCACACTTAAGTTTGATGCTGTATTCACCTTCCCATACAGGTGTTTCTTCCCTGACCAGGTGTTCCTTGCAGACACCTCTCCCACAGATTATGCAGATAGCCAGTGTATCGCTATCTTTACCATTTTTTGAACATTCATAGCATTTCATGATGATCACTCTATTCAAAATTTAGTTTGTTCGCAAGCTATTCCCATATTTTATTCACATTCTTGCAGATAGGCAAACGCTCGTTTGAGGCAATGACTCAATAACTCCCTCGACATTGTCACCTCCTACAAATATGAACAATATTTCTTCTGACATTTACCGGATATATCTGTAACGGTAAGTACATGTTTATTTTATATGGGGTGTTAATGTTCTGCTGTTCGATTATATGATGATGCCAGCTCTGGTTTGATCATTCGTACTTCACTGACCACTTTCGGCTTGTTCTTTGCTCGTCATTTTCACATGTTTTGCTATAATCAAACCAACAAAGTTTTAAATATGTATAGATACCTGAGTAACAACACTCTTTAGAGGAGGATTCAAATGACTTTTGGAATAGAATTTGTACCAAGTGACCCAGTACTGAAAATTGCTCACTATGCAAAGCTTGCTGAACAGCAGGGTTTTGACAATGTATGGATTACAGACCACTACAACAACCGTGATGTATACTCAACATTAACTGTGCTCGCAATGAACACAAACAGTATCAAGCTCGGAACAGGTGTAACAAATCCGTACACAAGGAATGCAGCTATCACCGCATCAAGCATTGCTTCACTTAACGAGATCTCAGGCGGCCGTGCAATTCTCGGTCTTGGTCCTGGAGACAAGGCAACCTTCGATGCAATGGGCATCTCATGGGACAAGCCACTCAGCACAACAAAGGAAAGCATCCAGGCAATCCGCGGCTTCATTGCTGGAGAGAAAGTAACCATGGACGGCGACATGGTAAAGTTTGGCGGTGCTAAGATGGCATTCAAGGCTGGAAACGTACCTATCTACATGGGTGCACAGGGTCCAAAGATGCTTGAGCTCGCAGGAGAGATCTCAGATGGTGTACTTATCAACGCATCACACCCTAAGGACTTCGAAGTAGCTGTACAGCAGATTGCTGCAGGTGCAAAGAAGGCAGGCCGTGACCCTAAGGAAGTTGACGTTGCAGCATATGCATGTTTCTCAATTGACAAGGACGCTGGAAAGGCAAAAAGTGCAGCACAGATAGTAGTTGCATTTATTGTTGCAGGTTCACCTGACATGGTACTCGAACGCCACGGCATTGATGTAGCAGCAAAGGCTGACATCGGTGGAGCTATCGCCAAGGGTGACTTCGGTGCACTCATGGGCGGCATGGTCACAAGTGACATGATGGACGCATTCTCTATCAGTGGAACACCAGATGATTGTAAGGCAAGGATCAACGAATTGCTTGACATCGGTGTAACACAGATTGTTGCAGGTTCCCCAATCGGACCTGACAAAGAGAAAGCCATCAAGCTCATCGGCAAAGAAATCATTGGTAAATAAGAAAAGAACGTCGGAGGCAATTAATGGCCCATCCAAAAATATTAGAGGTCATTGAGCACGACGTCTGTACTGCTTGTGGGGCATGTGTATCAACATGCCCTGCTGGCGCTATTGTTATGAACAAGCGTGCAGAAGTCCGTGACCCTGATAATTTAGAATTCTATGTTCAAGGAGCAGCACCCAATGTATGTGAGGGATGTCTCACATGCGGAAGATTGTGTCCTGTGATCGATGGATATGCAGAAGACGAATTTGCAAATGTAAAAGAGTTCTTCGGAGCAAAGAGCACTATCCAAGGTCAGGATGGTGGTGTCACATCTATATTGGCAAAAGCTTTGCTGGAAACCGGTACGGTAGATTGCATTGTTGGTATCACTAAGGATGATAAATGGGGTACTGAGCTTATAGTTATGACCAAACCGGAAGATGTTGACAGAACAACAGGTACCAAGTACACTTATGATTCAGTTCTTTCAGCTCTCAAGGAACCTTTTGAGAAATATGACAAAATAGGCGTTATTGGCGTACCTTGCCAAGCACATGGTGCACGTCTCATTGTTGAGAATGCAAGTGACAAGATCGTTGTGATCCTTGGTCTTCTATGCATGGAAAGTTTCCATCATGATGTTATGACCGAGAAGATCGTTCCTGAAGTAATGGGACTTAACCTTGACGATGTCGTAAAGATGGACTTCGGTAAGGGTAAATTCTGGAACTACACAAAGGACGGCGAAGCCCACAGCGTGAAGATCCCTGAAGTTGCTCACTACGCAAGAAATCCATGTCATCACTGCTGTGACTATACTTCAGTGTCCGCTGATATCTCACTCGGTTCAGTCGGTACTCCAGATGGCTGGAACTGTGTGCTCATACGCACAGACGTAGGCAAGCAGATGTTTGAACTTGTCAAAGACAAGGTCGAGCTCATGGAAGATCCAAAGCCAGGAATGGACCTGATCCAGAAACTTGCTAAGATGAAACACGATAACAACTCAGGACACTATCTAGAAGTGTGTGAGAAGTTCACATTCGATGAATGTGGCATTCACTGATGGTTATCACATATGTACATGAGAAGGGCGTTCTATATTGGACGCTTTCAACCATTTCATCTCGGACATTATTCCATTATAAATGATATTGCCCGGGATGTTGATGAGGTCGTAATTGGTATAGGCAGTGCGCAGAAAAGCCACGAGCCTAAGAATCCATTTACTGCAGGTGAACGCGTAATGATGATCAGGCATTCTCTTGAAGATGCTAATGTGAAACATTACGCCATACCTCTGGAAGATCTGCAAAGAAATGCCGTATGGGTTTCCCACATCATTTCTATGACACCACCTTTTGATGTAGTCTACTCCAACAATCCGCTTGTTGTACGTCTTTTCAAAGAAGCCGGTATCAATGTCAGACAACCACCCATGTACAAGAGGGAAGGTTACTCAGGCAGTGAAATACGAAGGCGTATGTTGAATGATGAGGACTGGAGATCGCTTGTTCCTGAAGCGGTTGCTGATGTAATTGATGAGATAGATGGTGTTAACCGGCTCAAAAGCGTTTCAAAATCGGATGCTGATTAGTATCAGTAAGTGTTTTTACTTTTTTAATTCAATACCTTTGCAAATAGCCGCATTGAATACCTTTGAGCAGCAGTTCCCGGTTGGATTTCTCACTTTGCACTGGCATTTTGCACCTTTATCATAGAATTCCCTTATGGTTCCCATATCATGCAATCCCTGTTCCAAAACTGCTTTTATTACCTCATTTTCTGTTATGCGGCTGCAGTAGCAGGCATATTTTGGATTTGCATCTTTTTTGAACCACAAAGGCACTCTGATGTTCTCCTTATCAAAGATGGTGCTATTCTCATCATAGTAAGCAACATCACATTCAGGGTCCATGCACAGGTGGTAGTCCCCTTTCCCGACTCTTTCCATCTGCTCTTTTTTGACAATATGCCTGACTGTGACATTTTTGACAGGGATTCCCGGTTTCTTGCAGACTGGACATAAAATATTAGATATAGGGCTTAGAGTTGTATCAATTATGTTCTTTCCAATTACATGAATTGGATCGAAACGATTTGGTATTTCATTTTCATTGTTGCGCAAGAATCTCACCTTCAAGAACAGTCACTGCTTTTCCGGAAAGGATGACTCTTTCTCCTTTGACCTGCACTTTCAAAAATCCTCCTCTTGCAGATGCCTGGTATGCGTTGAAGCTACTTTTGCCCAGTTTCTTCATCCAGTAAGGCCCAAGACAACAGTGGGCAGATCCGGTTACCGGGTCTTCGGGTATGCCGATTGCAGGAGCAAAGAGTCTGGATATGAAATCATAATCTTCTGAGTTTGCAAGGGCTGTTACAATGACGCCCCGGGTCGTTACCTTTGAAAGTTTGGGTAAATCAGGTACAATCGATCTGACATCCTCTTCTGACACTACTTCCACGATGTAGTCAAAAGCATTCCTGCCAACATATTTTGGTTCAATTCCAAGAGCCTCAATAAGTCCTGTGGGTGCTTCAGATATTTCTTCATGCAATGTAGGAAAGTCCAGCTCTATCCACTTTTCCTTTAGTTCTGCCGTGAGCAATCCACTTTTTGTAAAGAACTTTAAAATCTCGTCTTTCCCGGTATATCCTTTCTCCCACAACACGTGGGCGCTTGCCAGCGTTGCATGTCCGCACAGGTTAACTTCAGCGTCCGGTGCGAACCAGCGAAGATTGTAGCCATCATTTTCAGGGTAAAGGAATGCAGTCTCTGAAAGGTTCATCTCCTTTGCCACGTTCTGCATCCATTTATCATCTGCCGGCTCTTCAAGGATGCACACTCCTGCCGGGTTGCCGTGGAATAGTTTATCGGTGAAAGCATCTACCTGGTAAATTCGGGTCATGTTCCATCCTCTCTGAAAAAGTAAGTTAGGGGAAATGCCTGAGGTTCCTGACTTTCATTTCTCCGCTCTTTTCCACCTGACTCCATCTTTCCCATCTTCAATTACAATTCCTTTATCTTTAAGCTCATCACGAATGGCATCGGATTTTGCCCAGTCCTTCTCTGCACGTGCTTTTTCTCGAAGTTCTATCATTTCCATGATGTCCTCCTCTGATAGGCCATCCGGCATATCTTCCGAGGCAGGGCCTTCATCCTCAGTGAATATTCCAAGCACTTCGTTGATCTCTGAATAGAATCTCAGTACATCCTCAAGTGCCACACTACCGGGCTTTTCACCGGAAACTATGGAATTTACCTTGCGTGAGAACACAAAAAGATTTCCAACAGCTTCCCTTGTATTGAAATCATCATCCATTGAATTGACAAACGCCTCTCTGGCCCCGGTTATTAATTCAGTGAGTCCACAATCATTTCCATCTTCATGAGCTTCTTTCAGGGCATGTTTCACGTTCAAGATCGTATTCAACAGTCTTTGCCTTGCCCTGCCTGCCTCTTCCAGGTTATCCTCGCTGAAATCGATAGTACTCCTGTAGTGTGTATAGACTATGAAGAACCTGATAGTTCCTGAGGGGAATTTGCTGAGCACCTCTTTAATTGTGAAGAAATTACCAAGAGACTTTGACATTTTCTCCTTATCTATAGTCAGGAAACCATTGTGCATCCAGTATTTGCTGAATGGATGCTTTCCACTGCAACTTTCAGACTGGTGTATTTCAGCCTCATGGTGTGGGAAGATCAGGTCCATGCCGCCGCCATGGATGTCAAGTTGTCCTGAACCATACTTCATTGACATTACAGAACATTCTATGTGCCAGCCCGGGCGCCCCCAGCCCCATGGGCTGTTCCATCCGGGTTCGCCTTCTGTAGCAGATTTCCAGAGGACGAAATCAAGCTGGTATCTTTTATCGTCCTCTACTTCTACTCTGTTTCCAGAGCCTTCAAGAAGTCCTTCTGCGGTCTGATGGCTCAGTATTCCTATCTTGTCCTCTGATGTTGTGAGGTCATAATACACGTTTCCTTTAGGAGTTACGTAGGCAGTGCCGTTTTCTATAAGGGTTCCCACGGTCTCGATAATCTCAGGAATGTGCTCCGTGACCTTTGGCTGAGTATCCGGGGGCAGCACTGCGAGAGTTTCCATATCTTCTATGAATGACTCTGTGAACTTGCGTGAAAGGACAAAAGGGTCTTCTTCCGTCTCTTTTGCTCTGTTGATTACCTTGTCATCTACATCAGTTATGTTGGAAGTGTAGTTGACATCATATCCTCTGTAAATAAGATATCGCCTTATCACATCAAAAGAAACGTAGCTCCTTGCATGCCCAAGGTGGCAGTGGTCATATACTGTGGGACCGCAAACATACATGTTTACTTTTTTTCCCTGGATGGGGACAAAATCTTCCAGCTCTCTTGTTAATGTATTGTATACTTTGAGTGCCACAGTTTAACTCCTTTATAAATATGGATCAAATATGAACAGGTATGTAAGTGCGAATGCCGAGGGGAAGATTCGAACTCCCGAAAAACCGCTCTGCAGGCGGTCACATTAGCCACTCTGTCACCTCGGCACAAGGACAGTAAAAATTATTATAATTAACTATTGTCAATTATCCCTATTTATCTGTTATTATTAATAGTAGCGTCAAGTGGCAAAATTTGACAAGAAAGTCGAAAATAGCCTGTTATTTCTCACTAAAATGATAAAAGTAAAAGGTCAATCGAAGAAATAGTCACTCCATTCCACAGATCCGGGTCTGAATTCCTGTTCGAGTTCTTCAGTATCTCCTCTTCGAAGTCCCTTTATTATTCTCCCGATATCCTTGAAGGTTCTATCCACAGTTCCTCCTGTCGTATC
This window contains:
- a CDS encoding pyridoxal phosphate-dependent decarboxylase family protein, translating into MTDIELVRSYFTKPSGDEDRIVLMLNDLLEKIDNKENGTVIGKKKPLDYEKLMRETKFPYRMSNETDVGNFITGLYEGINLWSHPLMQPNVVPPTTTLSIIAATLGARYNENSISDDYGMSAARSEIMAIAMLADLIGYDTTKAGGIFTFGGTGCNLYGARIGIEKADPNAKNTGIRDRIHFFCSEVSHYSIKSAAIWTGVGLDNVKTIPSYDNVMDVRLLEEEMEKTINDGARIGTIFATMGTTDAFGIDPLKKIVEVRNRIQKKLDYQIHIHADAVIGWPYLTFRGDTCINHLPHLLQEEIKEIVSKISELQYADSVGIDFHKTGWAPYLCSAFVIKDRKDLSLLQKQKKDMPYLFHGEGYQPGTFTLESSRPNYAQKALANMMLLGKQGYETLIIHLITAANHLREMMDDCQDIELLNRHNPAFVTDFRIYPHTKYDSVGESLYLKEMCDENEEKFTDKVNSYNQRIAQYMIEKAQHEGTAMISYTDNYKTTRLSRTIVALKSYPMSPFVEKEHMDEMLRQIYRAKEWVDTNCAFDT
- the afpA gene encoding archaeoflavoprotein AfpA, which encodes MKRIAWGITGSGDLIKETYDVMVDIKNKSDIEIMVFLSKEGETVMKWYRMWNDIQKDFPNFKTDAGPNSPFIAGPLQVGYYDALIIAPTTSNTVAKIVYGIADTLVTNVVAQTAKGKTPIYILPVDQKRGTVKTVSPEGRVMELKMREVDVTNTEKLAQMENITVLERPDDLYEILGLNNDK
- a CDS encoding ferredoxin--NADP reductase, which codes for MEFEEAVTEIIKRTYNAKSFRFKRPDGFDFKAGQYITVTLKSNEKKMSKAFTLSSSPTEKDHIEFTKKLTGHEYSNMLDSMEVGDTALMKGPFGKMTFEGEYEKIALLSGGIGITPMISICKYSTDMKLSTNIMLICSDKTEQDMLFTEELEEMKKQNPNLTVFNTLTRASESWTGCRERICESMIIRQLPDYAERVFYVCGPPPMVDSMMEMLHNMNVPDSMIHKESLIGY
- a CDS encoding flavodoxin family protein, with amino-acid sequence MSDDTSIKLLGISGSPRKGSTDYIVNEALRYAQEKYNVEVEYFSSRAKNMKFCIHCDYCVRKKEGCIHKDDLVELYDKMLWADAWIIGTPVYQGTLSAQTKTIMDRCRAVVARDPKAFMNKVGAATAVGGDRVGGQEPAMQTIHNFYIISEMIPVAGGSFGSNLGGAFWSQDKGAEGAAADSEGIRTLHRTVNKMIKTAIAMKKIE
- a CDS encoding 4Fe-4S dicluster domain-containing protein; this encodes MVPKVDKNKCEGIGACAESCPTDVIDIEADENGDLKSVIARPDDCVECGNCVDACPTEAITLD
- a CDS encoding multiheme c-type cytochrome; this encodes MRGRLARSSLFFMAAIVLVSLFSGFAVATEATQFGEYSADDFTYESRCRQCHAIIYADWEGTMHFNAYLDPFYLEEVKVASDDTDGLIDEFCSRCHTPIGVVSGEIPPIDGSEMSDISKLGVQCDFCHVVSGSDGTGNAPFTVTPGDTKWGPFDDSKSAYHESEYLELYTQSEYCGMCHQVIHPVNGLVIDDTYSSWKESQYGEDNIVCQDCHMTEGITEFEANPGRAGSGAPKRDHISSHDIVGGNAFIPVMFGAENIADMAVERLQKATTMEVTTPEIASAGDKVTIKATITNSGAGHNIPTGVSEIRQVWLEVNVTDATGNVIYSAGTLDIYGNIDGAKLIYNNILGDSEGNATDSFWLADRVLEDNRIGPKETVTEEHTFTLPGNVVYPLTVQTNLNYRSAPQYTIDHLFGEEMYEVPVINMNQVSSTIYDPATPPEERTESTPGFSIFAASMAFVLIMHIFYRK
- a CDS encoding carboxymuconolactone decarboxylase family protein; amino-acid sequence: MCGDNKGKACGGHREIIDDMSEKLGFTPQILETLGELEPEFLHKYNMCNNKILSDGALPAKTKILMALAVVASKQCERCVASQIKSALKNGATKEEIMETMDVIFITSGAPAVAACRDALKLLK
- a CDS encoding DUF2180 family protein: MMKCYDCMEEGKDAEATCVCIACGKGLCTDHTKELELPVSVGQPPHVERLPNGLPRILCHYCFGQTIEDGFD
- a CDS encoding DUF2180 family protein codes for the protein MKCYECSKNGKDSDTLAICIICGRGVCKEHLVREETPVWEGEYSIKLKCGMGIACDYKDVQHWKKVLCMPCHKALVENY
- the mer gene encoding 5,10-methylenetetrahydromethanopterin reductase gives rise to the protein MTFGIEFVPSDPVLKIAHYAKLAEQQGFDNVWITDHYNNRDVYSTLTVLAMNTNSIKLGTGVTNPYTRNAAITASSIASLNEISGGRAILGLGPGDKATFDAMGISWDKPLSTTKESIQAIRGFIAGEKVTMDGDMVKFGGAKMAFKAGNVPIYMGAQGPKMLELAGEISDGVLINASHPKDFEVAVQQIAAGAKKAGRDPKEVDVAAYACFSIDKDAGKAKSAAQIVVAFIVAGSPDMVLERHGIDVAAKADIGGAIAKGDFGALMGGMVTSDMMDAFSISGTPDDCKARINELLDIGVTQIVAGSPIGPDKEKAIKLIGKEIIGK
- the fpoF gene encoding F420H2 dehydrogenase subunit FpoF; amino-acid sequence: MAHPKILEVIEHDVCTACGACVSTCPAGAIVMNKRAEVRDPDNLEFYVQGAAPNVCEGCLTCGRLCPVIDGYAEDEFANVKEFFGAKSTIQGQDGGVTSILAKALLETGTVDCIVGITKDDKWGTELIVMTKPEDVDRTTGTKYTYDSVLSALKEPFEKYDKIGVIGVPCQAHGARLIVENASDKIVVILGLLCMESFHHDVMTEKIVPEVMGLNLDDVVKMDFGKGKFWNYTKDGEAHSVKIPEVAHYARNPCHHCCDYTSVSADISLGSVGTPDGWNCVLIRTDVGKQMFELVKDKVELMEDPKPGMDLIQKLAKMKHDNNSGHYLEVCEKFTFDECGIH
- a CDS encoding nicotinamide-nucleotide adenylyltransferase translates to MYMRRAFYIGRFQPFHLGHYSIINDIARDVDEVVIGIGSAQKSHEPKNPFTAGERVMMIRHSLEDANVKHYAIPLEDLQRNAVWVSHIISMTPPFDVVYSNNPLVVRLFKEAGINVRQPPMYKREGYSGSEIRRRMLNDEDWRSLVPEAVADVIDEIDGVNRLKSVSKSDAD
- a CDS encoding (2Fe-2S)-binding protein translates to MRNNENEIPNRFDPIHVIGKNIIDTTLSPISNILCPVCKKPGIPVKNVTVRHIVKKEQMERVGKGDYHLCMDPECDVAYYDENSTIFDKENIRVPLWFKKDANPKYACYCSRITENEVIKAVLEQGLHDMGTIREFYDKGAKCQCKVRNPTGNCCSKVFNAAICKGIELKK